A single genomic interval of Malania oleifera isolate guangnan ecotype guangnan chromosome 11, ASM2987363v1, whole genome shotgun sequence harbors:
- the LOC131168295 gene encoding large ribosomal subunit protein eL24, with amino-acid sequence MVLKTELCRFSGAKIYPGRGIRFVRSDSQVFLFANSKCKRYFHNRLKPSKLTWTAMYRKQHKKDIAAEAVKKRRRTNKKPYSRSIVGATLEVIQKKRSEKPEVRDAAREAALREIKERIKKTKDEKKAKKAEVMAKTQKSQGKGNFPKGAAPKGPKIGGGGGKR; translated from the exons GACGGAGCTGTGCCGTTTCAGTGGAGCTAAGATATACCCTGGGAGGGGCATCAGATTTGTTCGTTCGGATTCTCAg GTGTTCCTGTTTGCCAATTCAAAATGCAAAAGGTACTTCCACAACCGGTTGAAGCCATCGAAACTTACTTGGACAGCCATGTACAGGAAGCAGCATAAGAAG GATATTGCTGCAGAAGCTGTAAAAAAGAGGCGACGCACCAATAAGAAGCCGTACTCTAGGTCCATAGTGGGTGCTACCTTGGAGGTTATCCAAAAGAAAAGGTCTGAGAAACCTGAAGTTCGAGATGCTGCGAGAGAGGCTGCCCTTCG TGAAATTAAGGAAAGGATTAAGAAAACGAAGGATGAAAAGAAGGCAAAGAAGGCAGAAGTGATGGCCAAGACACAAAAGTCACAGGGCAAGGGTAATTTTCCCAAGGGTGCTGCCCCGAAGGGTCCTAAGATTGGAGGTGGTGGTGGTAAGCGTTGA